A region of Rhodospirillales bacterium DNA encodes the following proteins:
- a CDS encoding DUF350 domain-containing protein has translation MFDAVLASALKALPTFLTHFGATVAILILGVLVYTRITRHNETRLIDEGNVAAATAFGAAVLGMAVPLAICLARSVSVPDILVWGVVSLVVQIATFFAVDRIFRDLSRRIERGDMAAAVAVASTKLGVAAINAAAIAG, from the coding sequence ATGTTCGACGCCGTGCTGGCCAGCGCGCTGAAGGCGCTGCCGACGTTCCTGACCCATTTCGGCGCGACGGTCGCGATCCTGATCCTGGGCGTGCTGGTCTACACCCGCATCACGCGCCACAACGAGACCCGCCTGATCGACGAGGGCAACGTCGCCGCCGCCACCGCGTTCGGCGCCGCCGTCCTCGGCATGGCGGTTCCGCTGGCGATCTGCCTGGCGCGCAGCGTCAGCGTGCCGGACATCCTCGTCTGGGGCGTGGTCAGCCTGGTCGTGCAGATCGCGACGTTCTTCGCCGTCGACCGCATCTTCAGGGACCTGTCGCGGCGGATCGAGCGCGGCGACATGGCGGCGGCCGTCGCGGTGGCCTCGACCAAGCTCGGCGTCGCGGCGATCAACGCCGCGGCGATCGCGGGCTGA
- a CDS encoding MBL fold metallo-hydrolase produces MANETRVDEIAAGIHRLSTFVPGTAGPAGLQFNQFLIDADQPMLFHTGQRSLFPGVSAAVARIMPLERLRWIGFSHIESDECGALNEWLAAAPAATAMHSRLGCNIWLNEWAARPPRAMVDDERLDLGGKVVRWLATPHLPHGWDAGVVFEETTATLFPSDLFTQAGDPAATTGGDILDPSLAVEKSFGFTSVTPTAPSTTRRLADLAPRAIAAMHGSSFLGDGAATLRGLADFYAGRLRAAAV; encoded by the coding sequence ATGGCGAACGAGACACGCGTCGACGAGATCGCGGCCGGAATCCACCGGCTATCGACCTTCGTGCCGGGCACGGCCGGGCCGGCGGGGCTGCAGTTCAACCAGTTCCTGATCGACGCCGATCAGCCGATGCTGTTCCACACCGGCCAGCGGAGCCTGTTCCCGGGCGTGTCGGCCGCCGTGGCGCGGATCATGCCGCTGGAGCGGCTGCGCTGGATCGGGTTCAGCCATATCGAGAGCGACGAATGCGGGGCGCTCAACGAATGGCTGGCGGCGGCGCCGGCCGCGACCGCGATGCACAGCCGGCTGGGCTGCAACATCTGGCTCAACGAGTGGGCGGCGCGGCCGCCGCGCGCGATGGTCGACGACGAGCGCCTCGACCTCGGCGGCAAGGTGGTGCGCTGGCTGGCGACGCCGCACCTGCCGCACGGCTGGGACGCGGGCGTGGTGTTCGAGGAGACGACGGCGACGCTGTTCCCGAGCGACCTGTTCACCCAGGCCGGCGATCCCGCCGCGACCACCGGTGGCGACATCCTCGATCCATCGCTGGCGGTCGAGAAGAGCTTCGGCTTCACCAGCGTGACGCCGACCGCGCCGTCCACGACGCGCCGGCTCGCCGACCTCGCGCCGCGCGCCATCGCGGCGATGCACGGCTCCTCGTTCCTCGGCGACGGCGCCGCCACGTTGCGCGGGCTGGCGGATTTCTACGCCGGGCGGCTGCGGGCCGCGGCGGTCTGA
- a CDS encoding DUF2892 domain-containing protein — protein MQTNIGTVDRVLRIILGVGLLGMLIWVSGPAKWWGLIGLVPLATAVFRWCPAYVPFGIRTCPADGGK, from the coding sequence ATGCAAACCAATATCGGGACCGTCGACCGCGTCCTGCGCATCATCCTCGGAGTCGGGCTCTTGGGGATGCTCATCTGGGTGTCCGGGCCCGCGAAATGGTGGGGCCTGATCGGGCTGGTGCCGCTCGCCACCGCGGTGTTCCGCTGGTGCCCGGCCTACGTGCCGTTCGGTATCCGCACCTGTCCGGCCGACGGCGGAAAATGA
- a CDS encoding trypsin-like peptidase domain-containing protein — protein MLRGFGIWAAVVLALLVALDSVMDRSGARRPSAPPSQSQPRPPPPPPESAGVRPPVQPPDANMPVPPPLAGPGSTAGVEAAPGGTPGASTRPPLPGLTGQDYVITVNSDGPRQTDGLGTAFALDPAGVWLTAAHVVDDCKAVFVRRGNDWRPARSVRLHPSADVAVIYGIETGPAVTFGAHATPVVGQNAFHVGFPQGKPAQVWSRYIGQARIERKARGLPPEPGHVWVEVERSPDFEGSLGGLSGGPTFDSRGRLVGVTILESSRRGRITTAPLDRVGDLLRMTRTEAKPAAPPVAISAEDFTRVGQALRAAGTVTAAFCSWKGDTVPRRR, from the coding sequence ATGCTGCGCGGGTTCGGCATCTGGGCGGCCGTCGTCCTCGCGTTGCTGGTGGCGCTCGACTCCGTGATGGACCGGAGCGGCGCGCGCCGTCCATCGGCGCCCCCGTCGCAGAGCCAGCCGCGCCCGCCGCCACCGCCGCCGGAATCGGCGGGCGTACGACCGCCGGTCCAACCGCCGGACGCCAACATGCCGGTGCCGCCGCCGCTCGCGGGTCCGGGGTCCACTGCCGGCGTCGAGGCTGCCCCCGGCGGGACGCCCGGCGCATCGACGCGGCCGCCCCTGCCGGGGCTCACGGGTCAGGACTACGTCATCACCGTCAACTCCGACGGGCCGCGGCAGACCGACGGGCTGGGCACCGCGTTCGCGCTCGATCCGGCCGGCGTGTGGTTGACGGCGGCGCACGTCGTCGACGACTGCAAGGCGGTGTTCGTGCGGCGCGGCAACGACTGGCGGCCGGCCAGGTCGGTGCGCCTGCATCCCTCCGCCGACGTCGCGGTGATCTACGGCATCGAGACCGGACCCGCGGTGACGTTCGGCGCGCACGCGACGCCCGTGGTGGGGCAGAACGCGTTCCATGTCGGCTTCCCGCAGGGCAAGCCGGCGCAGGTGTGGTCGCGCTACATCGGCCAGGCGCGCATCGAGCGCAAGGCGCGCGGTCTGCCGCCGGAGCCCGGGCATGTCTGGGTCGAGGTCGAACGGTCGCCGGATTTCGAGGGCTCGCTCGGCGGCCTGAGCGGCGGACCGACGTTCGATTCGCGCGGGCGGCTGGTCGGGGTGACGATTCTCGAATCCTCGCGCCGCGGCCGCATCACGACGGCGCCGCTGGACCGCGTCGGCGACCTGTTGCGCATGACGCGCACGGAGGCCAAGCCCGCGGCGCCGCCGGTGGCGATCTCGGCCGAGGATTTCACCCGCGTCGGACAGGCGCTGCGCGCCGCCGGCACCGTCACCGCCGCGTTCTGCTCGTGGAAGGGCGATACCGTCCCGCGCCGCCGCTAG
- a CDS encoding EamA family transporter, with product MELWIPITVAAALFQCVRTAFQQKLKALLSTNGANFVRYVYGAPVSIAMLVLLLTVGGRALPEWDWIFVGWAALGGVAQIVATSLLIYTFELRNFAVGTAYAKTETVQVALVSSLFLAEPIGALAWAGIVISLVGVLVLSVKGDTKGLRNIVLGWTQKAALVGIAAGAIFGVAAISIRQGALHLPSGDFMIRAIFTLALMNTLQTLIMGAWLAAREPEQFRKVAVTWRSSGAVGLLSVAGSAGWAMAMALQSAALVRALGQIELVFTFVASRYMLNERPTMGEFVGSVLVVAGVVLVLLGR from the coding sequence GTGGAACTCTGGATTCCGATCACGGTCGCGGCGGCGCTGTTCCAGTGCGTGCGCACCGCCTTCCAGCAGAAGCTCAAGGCGCTGCTCAGCACCAACGGCGCCAATTTCGTGCGCTACGTCTACGGCGCGCCGGTGTCGATCGCGATGCTGGTCCTGCTGCTGACGGTCGGCGGCCGCGCGCTGCCGGAATGGGACTGGATCTTCGTCGGCTGGGCGGCGCTGGGCGGCGTGGCGCAGATCGTCGCCACCTCGCTGCTGATCTACACCTTCGAGCTGCGCAACTTCGCCGTCGGCACCGCCTACGCCAAGACCGAGACGGTGCAGGTCGCGCTGGTCTCCTCGCTGTTCCTCGCCGAGCCGATCGGCGCGCTGGCCTGGGCCGGCATCGTCATCAGCCTCGTGGGCGTGCTGGTGCTGTCGGTCAAGGGCGACACCAAGGGGCTGCGCAACATCGTCCTGGGCTGGACCCAGAAGGCGGCGCTGGTCGGCATCGCCGCCGGCGCGATCTTCGGCGTCGCGGCGATCTCGATCCGCCAGGGCGCGCTTCACCTGCCCTCGGGCGACTTCATGATCCGCGCGATCTTCACGCTGGCGCTGATGAACACGCTACAGACGCTGATCATGGGCGCCTGGCTGGCGGCGCGCGAGCCGGAGCAGTTCCGCAAAGTGGCCGTGACCTGGCGGTCGTCCGGCGCGGTCGGCCTGCTGAGCGTCGCGGGCTCCGCCGGCTGGGCGATGGCCATGGCGCTGCAGAGCGCCGCCCTGGTCCGGGCGCTGGGCCAGATCGAACTGGTCTTCACCTTCGTCGCCAGCCGCTACATGCTGAACGAGCGCCCGACCATGGGCGAGTTCGTCGGCAGCGTGCTCGTCGTGGCCGGCGTCGTCCTCGTTCTCCTGGGCCGGTAG